One Streptomyces fagopyri DNA window includes the following coding sequences:
- a CDS encoding putative leader peptide — MTGKGTSGLTRRLHIDLQRVSSAC; from the coding sequence ATGACCGGAAAGGGCACGAGCGGTCTCACCAGGCGCCTGCACATCGATCTGCAGCGGGTCTCCAGCGCCTGCTAG